The Ammoniphilus oxalaticus genome includes a region encoding these proteins:
- a CDS encoding squalene/phytoene synthase family protein — MTDHNKLHDDAMDMLLRTSRTFFIPISRLSGKLQGAVAAAYLCMRAIDEIEDHPQLSAEVKMDLLRSVSEMLTSSQQKKPDFPRLFEPYQAQLAEVTLRLADWVQLIPLAAAPSVLKSTAVMASGMADWVDKNWEVQTEFDLDQYTYYVAGLVGILLSDLWQWYDGTETDRDQAVAFGRGLQAVNIIRNRQEDLDRGVDYFPEGWDYEEMFAYAKRNLAVADTYSNRLEAGEIQTFCKIPLMLAHATLQAIEDGHEKLTRQDVTEVVSQVEQEATQK, encoded by the coding sequence ATGACTGACCATAATAAATTACATGATGACGCGATGGACATGCTTCTACGCACGAGTAGAACATTTTTTATTCCGATCAGTCGTCTATCCGGAAAATTGCAGGGAGCTGTTGCCGCTGCTTATCTGTGTATGAGAGCGATCGATGAAATCGAAGATCACCCGCAGCTTTCAGCTGAAGTAAAGATGGATTTATTAAGAAGTGTTAGTGAGATGTTAACTTCTTCTCAACAAAAAAAACCGGACTTTCCCCGCTTGTTTGAACCCTATCAAGCTCAATTAGCCGAAGTGACTTTAAGGTTAGCGGATTGGGTCCAATTAATTCCTTTAGCTGCGGCCCCCAGTGTCTTGAAATCTACGGCCGTGATGGCAAGTGGGATGGCAGACTGGGTAGATAAAAATTGGGAAGTTCAGACTGAGTTCGATCTAGATCAGTATACGTATTATGTTGCGGGGCTAGTCGGAATTTTATTATCTGACTTGTGGCAATGGTACGATGGAACTGAGACAGATCGGGACCAGGCGGTTGCCTTTGGTCGGGGATTGCAAGCTGTTAATATTATTCGCAATCGACAAGAAGATTTGGATCGTGGGGTAGATTATTTCCCCGAAGGTTGGGATTATGAAGAGATGTTTGCTTACGCTAAACGAAATCTTGCGGTTGCTGACACCTATTCGAATCGTTTAGAAGCGGGCGAAATTCAAACATTCTGCAAAATCCCATTGATGCTTGCTCACGCGACGCTTCAGGCGATTGAAGAC
- a CDS encoding Dps family protein produces MTLTEMLNKQVANWGVLYIKFHNFHWYVKGEQFFTLHTKFEEFYTEAATHLDELAERLLALGGKPVATMSGFQEESSVRDAAGIETAEEMVQETVRDFTQIIGELKQGMELAESVNDEITGDMLLAIHSSLEKHVWMLNAFLGK; encoded by the coding sequence ATGACACTAACAGAAATGCTAAACAAGCAAGTCGCAAACTGGGGTGTGCTTTACATTAAATTCCACAACTTTCACTGGTATGTAAAGGGGGAGCAATTTTTCACTTTGCATACAAAATTTGAAGAGTTTTACACAGAAGCCGCCACGCACCTTGATGAATTAGCGGAACGGTTGCTAGCCCTTGGCGGAAAACCTGTAGCAACTATGAGTGGATTCCAAGAAGAATCTTCTGTAAGAGATGCGGCAGGTATTGAAACAGCAGAAGAAATGGTGCAAGAAACAGTTAGAGACTTCACCCAAATCATTGGCGAATTGAAGCAAGGCATGGAACTTGCCGAATCGGTTAACGATGAAATCACTGGCGACATGCTGTTAGCCATTCACTCGTCGCTAGAAAAGCATGTTTGGATGTTAAACGCTTTCCTAGGAAAGTAA
- a CDS encoding plasmid pRiA4b ORF-3 family protein, with protein sequence MIIQCTRALLNQLGIKVSELAPAEGYEAFPQSFMAWHANMIIDDDNERTIVLMNNETKFPAVICLPSHRDPSLSEISQLIRETITGVFRTEGISQEVIDAYFEKAGELSFSKTANRSLVARLNRSVQEVEVMWEYIDKDVSAQKYISMITGRMIQMAGKNEGFYPIEKTIARFRELFGENQEIFDVDLYQLKIQLTIGNHEIWRRVLVPSTYSFQHLHNIIQTVFDWQNSHMHEYFVSRPVEKKLRIMMDDNPEMMDFVDFERTEICYERFVALEEILPEYSGLLYVYDFGDSWEHTVTFEKVVKSNLFQATFVEGIGERPPEDVGGEGGFQYYLDIMADENDPEYEEMKEWAEGQRERKFSKETINRRLNDIYKSYSYHVPTYEFINN encoded by the coding sequence ATGATTATTCAATGTACAAGAGCCTTGCTTAATCAACTAGGCATCAAAGTAAGCGAGCTCGCTCCCGCAGAAGGGTATGAGGCGTTTCCGCAAAGTTTTATGGCTTGGCATGCTAACATGATTATAGATGACGACAACGAAAGAACGATTGTTTTGATGAACAATGAAACAAAGTTTCCAGCCGTTATCTGTCTCCCCAGTCATCGTGATCCTTCGCTTTCTGAAATAAGCCAGCTGATTCGTGAAACCATTACTGGGGTATTTCGAACGGAAGGGATTAGCCAGGAAGTCATTGACGCCTATTTTGAAAAAGCTGGCGAACTCTCATTTTCAAAGACAGCGAATAGAAGTTTGGTAGCCAGATTAAATCGCTCGGTTCAAGAGGTAGAAGTGATGTGGGAATATATAGACAAAGATGTGAGCGCGCAAAAGTATATTAGTATGATCACAGGTAGAATGATCCAAATGGCCGGGAAAAATGAAGGATTCTACCCCATTGAAAAAACCATCGCTCGTTTTCGTGAATTGTTCGGAGAGAACCAGGAAATTTTTGATGTGGATCTGTATCAATTGAAGATTCAACTTACTATTGGGAATCACGAGATTTGGAGAAGGGTGCTCGTTCCGTCAACTTATTCGTTTCAACATCTACATAATATTATCCAAACTGTATTCGATTGGCAGAACTCTCACATGCATGAGTATTTTGTCAGTAGACCAGTGGAGAAGAAGCTCAGAATTATGATGGATGATAATCCGGAAATGATGGACTTTGTAGATTTTGAAAGAACGGAAATTTGTTACGAACGATTTGTCGCTTTAGAAGAGATCTTACCTGAGTATAGCGGGCTTCTTTATGTGTACGACTTTGGCGATTCGTGGGAGCATACCGTCACATTTGAAAAAGTGGTGAAATCAAATCTCTTTCAAGCGACCTTTGTAGAAGGGATAGGGGAAAGACCTCCTGAAGACGTCGGTGGAGAAGGGGGTTTCCAGTACTACTTGGACATCATGGCGGATGAGAATGATCCAGAATACGAAGAAATGAAAGAGTGGGCCGAAGGGCAAAGAGAAAGAAAATTCAGTAAGGAAACGATTAACCGACGGCTTAACGATATTTACAAAAGTTACAGCTACCATGTTCCGACATATGAGTTCATAAACAATTAG
- a CDS encoding Na/Pi symporter — MNFTNRHVRDDGKFHLDTLGGTSYLHMLVFVFVGIVMTIIMQSSSAAIVITLSALTAQALSFEQAAALVIGQNVGTTVKAFIASIGGAVPAKRTAMAHILFNLFCGMIAFLCLPLMRLLIFWLLNLFQSQDLAIVLTVFNTLIYVVGVLVILPLLPRFTQLLERLVPGRSDTLTQFLDPSVATILQVALEAVRRTLIEVTKVIAAVGAELFMTKQMSTKMMGKLEEASHALAEVRTFLSQTNNKSLAATNQDYERQVSLIHVIDHLARLLRALEESSSASFCKLNKEINNLVARTENVFKEFDRLSNEGFIELVEQAEKNAHEMAEMRRKNRKVIIETTVLSQTDIDDAIQIVHTIHWIDRIAYHLWRTMRHLKQSQEGIMEEEEITSVI; from the coding sequence GTGAATTTTACAAACAGGCATGTCAGGGATGACGGAAAATTCCATTTGGATACATTAGGCGGTACGTCGTATTTACATATGCTGGTTTTCGTTTTTGTCGGCATTGTGATGACGATCATCATGCAATCTTCCAGCGCGGCAATCGTGATTACATTATCGGCGTTGACAGCGCAGGCCCTATCTTTTGAGCAGGCAGCGGCGCTTGTGATTGGACAGAACGTAGGTACAACAGTAAAAGCTTTCATTGCTTCAATCGGAGGGGCGGTCCCTGCCAAGAGAACGGCGATGGCTCATATTTTATTCAATCTTTTTTGCGGGATGATTGCTTTTCTATGTTTGCCGTTGATGCGTTTGCTTATTTTTTGGTTGTTGAATTTATTTCAAAGTCAAGATTTGGCGATAGTGTTAACCGTTTTTAATACATTGATTTACGTTGTTGGGGTGTTGGTCATATTGCCTTTGTTACCGAGATTTACGCAATTGCTTGAGCGGCTTGTTCCCGGTCGAAGCGATACACTGACCCAATTTTTAGATCCGAGTGTAGCCACGATTTTACAAGTAGCCCTTGAAGCGGTGAGAAGAACGTTAATCGAAGTGACAAAAGTGATTGCCGCGGTTGGCGCGGAGTTATTTATGACGAAGCAAATGTCAACGAAAATGATGGGGAAGTTGGAAGAGGCCAGTCACGCATTAGCGGAAGTAAGAACATTTTTATCCCAAACAAATAACAAGTCATTAGCAGCGACGAACCAAGACTATGAAAGACAGGTTTCGCTTATTCACGTGATTGATCATCTGGCTCGGTTGTTAAGGGCGTTAGAAGAATCAAGCTCGGCTTCTTTTTGTAAATTAAATAAAGAAATAAATAACCTAGTCGCGAGAACGGAAAATGTGTTTAAGGAGTTTGACCGTTTATCGAACGAGGGCTTTATCGAGTTAGTGGAACAGGCGGAAAAAAATGCGCATGAAATGGCCGAGATGAGACGTAAAAATCGGAAAGTCATTATTGAAACAACGGTTCTTAGTCAGACGGACATTGATGATGCGATTCAAATTGTCCACACGATCCATTGGATTGATCGCATTGCTTATCACCTGTGGAGGACGATGCGCCACTTGAAACAGTCTCAAGAGGGTATAATGGAAGAAGAGGAAATCACTAGTGTGATATAA
- a CDS encoding ATP-binding cassette domain-containing protein translates to MSARNDEIILKGLKENNLKNIDLTIPKEKIVVFTGLSGSGKSSVAFDTLATESRRQMTLNYPLYVRNQMPRYERPRADLMQNLSPVVVVEQRSVGGNSRSTVGTYMDLDPLIRLLFSRIGKPAIDSATDFSSHSSFGMCPDCNGFGEVVAPDLDKMVDFEKSLREYAVRFKPLSPSGWQGNWMMTGGLFDPDLPIKDYPEEKRNLLLYGPPEGERVFAPFHTKNGPQDHEWDGLLPRFTRLYINRDISKLKQVSQEDVFAVSTRATCPTCQGSGLNPIVLECRIDGLNIAEYGQLELTELLLELKKIIDPMGESIASQAIPPIQQLVKMGLGYLSLSRKMGTLSGGEAQRVKIARHLGSSLNNLTYIFDEPSAGLHPEEVDLLIQMLKGLKEQHNTIILIEHDRSVIKIADEIIEMGPEAGVNGGKVVYQGNLAGLRGSSAATVLDHKLEINKSPREINGHFTINRANNNNLKNVSVQIPKHVLVSLCGVSGSGKSSLMFEAFTARYPETIMVGQGAIGLSSRSTLATYMGIMDTIRSLFSKETRQPAGLFSFNSLGACSVCKGKGVLTPDVAFADPITVSCEACGGARYSNESLSYRYRDKNIEEILKLTIDEAIDFFDIQRIKTRARTLQDVGLGYMSLGQTTSSLSGGEVQRLKLASHLHKEGQIYVLDEPSLGLHTKDNRKLLDLFQNIVNRGNSVIIIEHNLDYIAASDWVIELGPGGGRRGGQIIFEGPPAEMLEAETLTAKWLKAGVNEQFRT, encoded by the coding sequence ATGTCGGCAAGAAATGATGAAATCATCTTAAAAGGACTTAAAGAAAATAATCTGAAAAATATTGATTTAACGATACCGAAAGAAAAAATCGTTGTATTTACGGGTCTGTCGGGTTCGGGAAAGAGCTCCGTCGCTTTTGATACGTTGGCAACGGAGAGCAGAAGGCAGATGACGTTGAATTATCCGCTCTATGTCCGCAATCAAATGCCAAGGTATGAGAGACCGCGCGCCGATTTGATGCAGAACTTAAGCCCCGTTGTTGTGGTTGAACAAAGATCGGTTGGAGGGAATTCCCGTTCAACAGTCGGCACGTATATGGATTTAGATCCGTTGATTCGACTGTTATTCTCGAGAATAGGCAAGCCAGCCATCGATTCCGCCACCGATTTTTCGAGCCACAGCTCCTTTGGCATGTGCCCAGATTGCAATGGATTTGGGGAGGTTGTTGCCCCCGATTTAGATAAGATGGTCGATTTCGAGAAGTCGTTGCGGGAGTATGCGGTGCGATTTAAGCCACTGTCTCCTTCGGGTTGGCAAGGCAATTGGATGATGACGGGCGGGTTATTCGATCCGGATCTGCCGATCAAGGACTATCCTGAAGAGAAACGGAATCTGCTCCTATATGGTCCACCTGAAGGCGAAAGGGTTTTTGCTCCATTTCATACGAAAAACGGACCGCAAGATCATGAGTGGGATGGATTGTTGCCAAGGTTTACGCGGCTCTATATTAATAGAGATATTTCCAAGTTGAAGCAAGTATCCCAGGAGGATGTTTTTGCCGTTTCGACGCGCGCGACCTGTCCAACGTGCCAAGGTTCAGGCCTAAATCCGATAGTGTTGGAATGTAGAATCGACGGCCTCAATATCGCGGAATACGGTCAATTAGAATTGACGGAATTGCTACTCGAGCTGAAGAAGATCATCGACCCGATGGGGGAATCGATTGCGTCTCAAGCAATTCCGCCGATTCAGCAGCTCGTCAAAATGGGCCTTGGTTATTTAAGTTTATCGAGAAAGATGGGTACTTTGTCTGGTGGGGAAGCGCAGAGGGTGAAAATAGCGCGTCATTTAGGGAGTAGTCTAAACAATCTTACCTACATTTTTGACGAACCAAGCGCGGGTCTCCATCCGGAAGAAGTGGATTTATTAATTCAGATGCTGAAAGGTCTGAAAGAACAACATAACACGATTATCTTAATCGAACACGATCGCTCCGTGATCAAGATTGCGGATGAAATCATTGAGATGGGACCAGAAGCGGGCGTTAATGGAGGGAAAGTTGTCTATCAAGGCAATCTAGCAGGATTAAGAGGATCTAGCGCCGCAACGGTCCTCGATCACAAGTTAGAAATAAATAAAAGTCCAAGGGAAATAAATGGGCATTTTACAATAAACAGAGCCAATAACAATAACTTGAAAAACGTAAGCGTACAAATTCCCAAGCATGTTTTAGTTTCTCTATGCGGGGTATCGGGTTCTGGTAAAAGTTCGCTCATGTTTGAAGCCTTTACAGCAAGATATCCAGAAACGATTATGGTTGGACAAGGCGCTATCGGACTCTCTAGTCGTTCGACATTAGCGACCTACATGGGGATTATGGACACAATTCGGTCCCTTTTCTCAAAAGAAACGAGACAACCCGCTGGTTTGTTCAGTTTTAATTCACTAGGCGCCTGTTCCGTTTGCAAAGGAAAAGGAGTATTGACGCCAGACGTAGCATTTGCCGATCCTATAACAGTCTCATGCGAAGCGTGTGGCGGCGCGAGATATTCGAACGAATCGCTCTCTTATCGATACCGAGATAAAAATATCGAAGAGATTTTAAAGTTAACAATCGACGAGGCGATTGATTTTTTTGATATTCAGCGGATTAAAACGAGAGCTCGGACGCTTCAAGACGTTGGATTAGGGTATATGAGTTTGGGACAGACGACAAGCTCGCTAAGTGGAGGGGAAGTTCAAAGGTTAAAACTCGCGAGCCACCTTCATAAAGAAGGACAAATCTATGTATTGGATGAGCCATCTTTGGGATTACACACAAAGGATAATCGAAAGTTGCTAGATTTGTTTCAAAACATTGTAAATAGAGGGAATTCGGTTATTATCATCGAACATAATCTGGATTATATCGCGGCAAGCGATTGGGTCATTGAATTAGGCCCAGGCGGAGGGAGGCGAGGCGGTCAGATTATCTTCGAAGGCCCGCCAGCGGAGATGTTAGAGGCGGAAACGTTGACAGCGAAATGGTTGAAGGCTGGAGTTAATGAACAATTTAGGACGTGA
- a CDS encoding OmpA family protein gives MKRLWMMLFIILFVSACSSSTVKEDLQKEPQNEMIEQDVKEDRAPPESVTFTSQLPKSYVTKSSVDVSEAEKTVITALNEFKAEEIGGNTKLTLPEGILFDFDSEQLRPESGDAIQKLAHVISLGEGAVEIVGHTDSKGADDYNQQLSERRAQAVFNALIEQGIPENRLTTAGKGASEPVAQNALSNGSDNPEGRQKNRRVEVTIHDFNH, from the coding sequence ATGAAAAGATTATGGATGATGTTATTCATTATATTATTTGTTTCCGCTTGCTCTTCATCGACAGTAAAGGAAGATCTCCAAAAAGAACCCCAAAACGAAATGATTGAGCAAGACGTTAAAGAGGATAGAGCGCCCCCAGAATCTGTTACGTTTACATCCCAGCTGCCGAAAAGCTATGTGACCAAAAGTAGTGTGGACGTATCTGAAGCGGAAAAGACGGTAATCACCGCCTTAAATGAATTTAAAGCGGAGGAGATCGGTGGTAATACGAAGCTTACTTTACCAGAAGGTATTTTGTTCGATTTTGACTCTGAGCAACTACGCCCAGAATCTGGAGACGCCATTCAAAAATTGGCGCATGTCATCAGTCTGGGGGAAGGAGCCGTGGAAATCGTGGGCCATACAGATAGTAAAGGGGCTGATGATTATAATCAACAGCTATCAGAGAGACGAGCCCAAGCTGTTTTTAACGCATTAATCGAGCAGGGAATTCCTGAAAATCGACTGACTACGGCAGGAAAAGGAGCATCTGAGCCCGTCGCCCAAAATGCGCTTAGTAACGGTTCGGACAACCCAGAAGGTAGACAGAAAAACCGTCGTGTAGAAGTAACCATACATGATTTTAACCATTAA
- a CDS encoding TIGR02328 family protein, with protein MRLWHEDLLDRLPRQQLLGQHRECCALRGNGWMKKHATVDYVFAYSPYKLYQYHMKVIQEMKRRGYNNDPLWEDASYRGKSRDPHEQLDEIEWMTPIYKEHDQEYLIECILNLQTKGIVCEKISR; from the coding sequence TTGCGACTATGGCACGAAGATTTATTAGACCGTTTACCGAGACAACAATTGTTGGGTCAACATCGAGAGTGTTGCGCGCTGCGTGGAAATGGGTGGATGAAAAAACATGCAACCGTAGATTATGTATTTGCATATTCGCCTTATAAATTATACCAGTACCATATGAAAGTCATTCAAGAAATGAAGCGAAGAGGCTATAACAATGATCCACTATGGGAAGACGCCTCGTATCGCGGAAAAAGCCGTGATCCGCATGAGCAACTAGATGAAATCGAATGGATGACTCCAATTTATAAGGAACATGATCAAGAATACCTAATAGAGTGTATTTTGAACTTACAAACAAAAGGAATTGTTTGTGAAAAGATAAGTCGTTAA
- a CDS encoding NAD(P)-dependent oxidoreductase, with the protein MKIVIVESLGISEKEFNRISKPLADNGHELVVYDDGKLDDETLKMRIKDAEILVLANTPLSGEVIDVAEKLKYISVAFTGYNHIDLEKCKEKGIQVSNAGGYSTNSVAELTFGLIISLLRSIVPLEDVVREGGTKDGYRQTDLKGKTLGILGTGDIGSAVAEIGLAFGCHVIAYNRSEKQELIDKGVEYKSLDEVLETSDIVTIHMPLTDETKSLIDKDKLALMKASSILINTAVGPIVDNDALAEALRNGIIAGAGLDRVDMEPPIPADYPILNAPNTVHVPHIGFATDEAMIRRAEITFNNIIKWEKGEQENIVI; encoded by the coding sequence ATGAAAATTGTAATCGTAGAGTCTCTAGGAATTAGTGAGAAAGAGTTCAATAGAATATCAAAACCATTAGCCGATAATGGTCATGAGTTAGTTGTCTATGATGATGGGAAATTAGATGATGAGACTCTTAAAATGAGGATCAAAGACGCAGAGATTTTAGTGCTCGCTAATACGCCACTGAGTGGTGAAGTGATCGATGTTGCAGAAAAATTAAAATATATTTCAGTAGCCTTCACTGGTTATAATCATATCGATTTAGAAAAGTGTAAAGAGAAAGGAATCCAAGTCTCAAATGCCGGAGGTTATAGCACAAATTCTGTAGCAGAACTTACTTTTGGGCTAATAATTTCCCTGTTACGTAGTATTGTACCTTTAGAAGATGTAGTCAGAGAAGGAGGTACAAAGGATGGCTACAGACAGACTGATTTAAAGGGCAAAACCTTGGGAATATTAGGTACTGGAGACATAGGTAGCGCAGTAGCTGAAATAGGTTTAGCTTTTGGCTGTCACGTCATTGCTTATAACAGAAGCGAAAAGCAAGAACTGATAGATAAAGGTGTAGAATATAAGTCGTTAGATGAAGTCTTAGAGACGAGTGATATTGTCACCATTCATATGCCACTAACAGATGAAACCAAAAGCTTAATTGATAAAGATAAGCTAGCATTGATGAAAGCTAGTTCAATCTTAATCAACACAGCAGTTGGACCAATTGTTGATAATGATGCATTGGCAGAAGCGTTGCGCAATGGGATAATCGCTGGCGCCGGTTTAGATAGAGTGGATATGGAACCACCCATTCCCGCAGATTATCCTATCCTAAATGCCCCGAATACTGTTCATGTTCCGCATATCGGATTTGCAACAGATGAAGCTATGATAAGAAGAGCCGAAATTACATTTAACAATATTATTAAATGGGAAAAAGGCGAACAAGAAAATATAGTTATTTAA